From the genome of Myripristis murdjan chromosome 22, fMyrMur1.1, whole genome shotgun sequence, one region includes:
- the capn3a gene encoding calpain-3 isoform X1, translating to MPYTPSGFFCDRLIRERERRDGEGSLNKPLRFSGQDFNTLKHECLQKKCLFEDDTFQATVESLGYKELGHKSNKVKNIVWKRPKEICENPQFIVGGASRTDICQGDLGDCWLLAAIACLTLNEKLLYRVVPQDQSFSEGYAGIFHFQFWRYGDWVDVVIDDRIPTFNNQLVFTKSAERNEFWSALLEKAYAKLHGSYEALKGGNTTEAMEDFTGGVTEFYEMKEAPKELYKIMKKALERGSLMGCSIDSLVPARFETRTVTGLVKGHAYSVTAVEECKQSQHKDSKVRLVRLRNPWGQVEWNGPWSDNSKEWASLSKGEKEKLQHQNAEDGEFWMSFEDFKKNYTKIEICNLTPDALEDDKIHKWTVSVNEGRWVRGCSAGGCRNYPDTFWTNPQYRLRLLEEDDDPEDNEVACTFVVALMQKNRRKERKMGANLFTIGFAIYEVPKEMHGNKQHMQKDFFLFNSSKARCKSYINLREVTQRFRLSPGEYVIVPSTYEPHQEGEFILRVFSEKRNTSEEIENRIEADHPVVSFSPLCTRKVWVQKEVDLHFFFFLFPCLCPLFRPLPRLCGLTLSQPAPASAGEESEEDQQFRTIFQEIAGDEMEITANELKNVLNRVVSKHKDLNTEGFSLESCRSMIALMDMDGTGRLNLQEFRHLWNKIKQWQGIFKHYDSDQTGSINSYEMRNAVNDAGFRLNNQLYDIITMRYANENMNIDFDSFISCLVRLEAMFRAFQAFDQDGDGTIRLSVLEWLQLTMYA from the exons ATGCCCTATACACCGTCTGGCTTTTTCTGTGACCGGTTGATCCGGgaacgagagaggagagacgggGAAGGGTCGCTCAACAAGCCCCTTCGTTTCAGCGGCCAGGACTTCAACACCCTGAAACACGAGTGCCTTCAGAAGAAGTGCCTGTTCGAGGATGACACTTTCCAGGCCACCGTGGAGTCCTTGGGCTACAAGGAGCTTGGGCACAAGTCCAACAAGGTCAAGAACATCGTCTGGAAGAGGCCCAAG GAAATCTGTGAGAACCCTCAGTTCATTGTGGGAGGAGCCAGTAGGACAGACATCTGCCAGGGAGATCTTG gcgactgctggctgctggctgccaTCGCCTGTCTGACTCTGAATGAGAAGCTTCTCTACAGAGTTGTTCCTCAGGACCAGAGCTTCTCAGAGGGCTACGCCGGCATCTTCCACTTCCAG TTCTGGCGTTATGGCGACTGGGTCGACGTGGTCATCGACGACCGCATCCCCACCTTCAACAACCAGCTGGTCTTCACCAAGTCGGCCGAGAGGAACGAGTTCTGGAGCGCGCTGCTGGAGAAGGCCTACGCCAA GCTGCACGGCTCCTACGAGGCCCTGAAGGGTGGAAACACCACCGAGGCCATGGAGGATTTCACCGGAGGAGTGACTGAGTTCTATGAGATGAAGGAGGCCCCCAAGGAGCTCTACAAGATCATGAAGAAAGCTCTGGAGAGAGGCTCCCTCATGGGCTGCTCCATCGAT TCCCTGGTTCCAGCTCGCTTTGAGACTCGCACTGTGACAGGACTGGTGAAGGGCCACGCCTACTCTGTGACCGCGGTGGAGGAG TGTAAACAGTCCCAGCACAAAGATTCTAAGGTGCGTCTGGTGCGTCTCAGGAACCCGTGGGGCCAAGTGGAGTGGAACGGGCCCTGGAGTGACaa CTCTAAGGAGTGGGCCTCCCTGTCCAAGGGTGAAAAAGAGAAGCTGCAGCATCAGAACGCCGAGGATGGAGAGTTCTG GATGTCGTTCGAGGACTTCAAGAAGAACTACACCAAGATCGAGATCTGCAACCTAACCCCGGACGCCCTGGAGGACGACAAGATCCACAAGTGGACGGTTTCTGTGAACGAGGGCCGCTGGGTGAGAGGCTGCTCCGCCGGAGGCTGCAGGAACTACCCAG ACACGTTCTGGACCAACCCTCAGTACCGCCTCCGTCTGCTGGAGGAGGACGACGACCCCGAGGACAACGAGGTGGCCTGCACGTTTGTGGTGGCACTGATGCAGAAGAACAGGAGGAAAGAGCGCAAGATGGGAGCCAACCTCTTCACCATTGGATTTGCCATTTACGAG GTGCCAAAAGAG ATGCATGGCAACAAGCAGCACATGCAGAAGGACTTCTTCCTCTTCAACTCCTCCAAGGCTCGCTGCAAGTCCTACATCAACCTGCGGGAGGTCACCCAGCGTTTCCGCCTGAGTCCCGGGGAGTACGTCATCGTCCCCTCCACGTACGAGCCACATCAGGAGGGCGAGTTCATCCTGCGCGTCTTCTCCGAAAAAAGGAACACCTCAGA GGAGATAGAGAACAGGATCGAGGCCGATCATCCAGTGGtgagtttttctcctctctgcaccCGA AAAGTGTGGGTGCAAAAAGAAGTTgatctccactttttttttttcctctttccatgTCTGTGTCCTCTTTTTCGTCCTCTCCCTCGGCTTTGCGGTCTCACGCTGTCTCAGCCGGCTCCAGCCTCGGCGGGGGAAGAGAGCGAGGAGGACCAGCAGTTCCGGACCATCTTTCAGGAGATAGCCGGGGAT GAAATGGAAATCACAGCCAACGAACTGAAGAATGTTCTCAACAGAGTGGTCTCCAAAC atAAGGACCTGAACACAGAGGGCTTCAGCCTGGAGAGTTGCAGGAGCATGATTGCTCTGATGGAC ATGGACGGGACAGGCAGACTCAATCTGCAGGAGTTCAGACATCTGTGGAACAAGATCAAACAGTGGCAG GGAATCTTTAAGCACTATGATTCAGACCAGACTGGTAGCATCAACAGCTATGAGATGAGGAATGCCGTGAACGATGCAG GCTTCCGTCTCAACAACCAGCTGTACGACATCATCACCATGCGCTACGCAAACGAGAACATGAACATCGACTTCGACAGCTTCATCAGCTGTCTGGTTCGGCTCGAAGCCATGTTCA gggCGTTCCAGGCCTTTGATCAGGATGGAGATGGTACCATCAGACTCAGTGTCCTGGAG tggCTCCAGTTGACCATGTATGCCTAG
- the capn3a gene encoding calpain-3 isoform X2 — protein MPYTPSGFFCDRLIRERERRDGEGSLNKPLRFSGQDFNTLKHECLQKKCLFEDDTFQATVESLGYKELGHKSNKVKNIVWKRPKEICENPQFIVGGASRTDICQGDLGDCWLLAAIACLTLNEKLLYRVVPQDQSFSEGYAGIFHFQFWRYGDWVDVVIDDRIPTFNNQLVFTKSAERNEFWSALLEKAYAKLHGSYEALKGGNTTEAMEDFTGGVTEFYEMKEAPKELYKIMKKALERGSLMGCSIDSLVPARFETRTVTGLVKGHAYSVTAVEECKQSQHKDSKVRLVRLRNPWGQVEWNGPWSDNSKEWASLSKGEKEKLQHQNAEDGEFWMSFEDFKKNYTKIEICNLTPDALEDDKIHKWTVSVNEGRWVRGCSAGGCRNYPDTFWTNPQYRLRLLEEDDDPEDNEVACTFVVALMQKNRRKERKMGANLFTIGFAIYEVPKEMHGNKQHMQKDFFLFNSSKARCKSYINLREVTQRFRLSPGEYVIVPSTYEPHQEGEFILRVFSEKRNTSEEIENRIEADHPVPAPASAGEESEEDQQFRTIFQEIAGDVSTECVCVCVCEMEITANELKNVLNRVVSKHKDLNTEGFSLESCRSMIALMDMDGTGRLNLQEFRHLWNKIKQWQGIFKHYDSDQTGSINSYEMRNAVNDAGFRLNNQLYDIITMRYANENMNIDFDSFISCLVRLEAMFRAFQAFDQDGDGTIRLSVLEWLQLTMYA, from the exons ATGCCCTATACACCGTCTGGCTTTTTCTGTGACCGGTTGATCCGGgaacgagagaggagagacgggGAAGGGTCGCTCAACAAGCCCCTTCGTTTCAGCGGCCAGGACTTCAACACCCTGAAACACGAGTGCCTTCAGAAGAAGTGCCTGTTCGAGGATGACACTTTCCAGGCCACCGTGGAGTCCTTGGGCTACAAGGAGCTTGGGCACAAGTCCAACAAGGTCAAGAACATCGTCTGGAAGAGGCCCAAG GAAATCTGTGAGAACCCTCAGTTCATTGTGGGAGGAGCCAGTAGGACAGACATCTGCCAGGGAGATCTTG gcgactgctggctgctggctgccaTCGCCTGTCTGACTCTGAATGAGAAGCTTCTCTACAGAGTTGTTCCTCAGGACCAGAGCTTCTCAGAGGGCTACGCCGGCATCTTCCACTTCCAG TTCTGGCGTTATGGCGACTGGGTCGACGTGGTCATCGACGACCGCATCCCCACCTTCAACAACCAGCTGGTCTTCACCAAGTCGGCCGAGAGGAACGAGTTCTGGAGCGCGCTGCTGGAGAAGGCCTACGCCAA GCTGCACGGCTCCTACGAGGCCCTGAAGGGTGGAAACACCACCGAGGCCATGGAGGATTTCACCGGAGGAGTGACTGAGTTCTATGAGATGAAGGAGGCCCCCAAGGAGCTCTACAAGATCATGAAGAAAGCTCTGGAGAGAGGCTCCCTCATGGGCTGCTCCATCGAT TCCCTGGTTCCAGCTCGCTTTGAGACTCGCACTGTGACAGGACTGGTGAAGGGCCACGCCTACTCTGTGACCGCGGTGGAGGAG TGTAAACAGTCCCAGCACAAAGATTCTAAGGTGCGTCTGGTGCGTCTCAGGAACCCGTGGGGCCAAGTGGAGTGGAACGGGCCCTGGAGTGACaa CTCTAAGGAGTGGGCCTCCCTGTCCAAGGGTGAAAAAGAGAAGCTGCAGCATCAGAACGCCGAGGATGGAGAGTTCTG GATGTCGTTCGAGGACTTCAAGAAGAACTACACCAAGATCGAGATCTGCAACCTAACCCCGGACGCCCTGGAGGACGACAAGATCCACAAGTGGACGGTTTCTGTGAACGAGGGCCGCTGGGTGAGAGGCTGCTCCGCCGGAGGCTGCAGGAACTACCCAG ACACGTTCTGGACCAACCCTCAGTACCGCCTCCGTCTGCTGGAGGAGGACGACGACCCCGAGGACAACGAGGTGGCCTGCACGTTTGTGGTGGCACTGATGCAGAAGAACAGGAGGAAAGAGCGCAAGATGGGAGCCAACCTCTTCACCATTGGATTTGCCATTTACGAG GTGCCAAAAGAG ATGCATGGCAACAAGCAGCACATGCAGAAGGACTTCTTCCTCTTCAACTCCTCCAAGGCTCGCTGCAAGTCCTACATCAACCTGCGGGAGGTCACCCAGCGTTTCCGCCTGAGTCCCGGGGAGTACGTCATCGTCCCCTCCACGTACGAGCCACATCAGGAGGGCGAGTTCATCCTGCGCGTCTTCTCCGAAAAAAGGAACACCTCAGA GGAGATAGAGAACAGGATCGAGGCCGATCATCCAGTG CCGGCTCCAGCCTCGGCGGGGGAAGAGAGCGAGGAGGACCAGCAGTTCCGGACCATCTTTCAGGAGATAGCCGGGGATGTGagtacagagtgtgtgtgtgtgtgtgtgtgt GAAATGGAAATCACAGCCAACGAACTGAAGAATGTTCTCAACAGAGTGGTCTCCAAAC atAAGGACCTGAACACAGAGGGCTTCAGCCTGGAGAGTTGCAGGAGCATGATTGCTCTGATGGAC ATGGACGGGACAGGCAGACTCAATCTGCAGGAGTTCAGACATCTGTGGAACAAGATCAAACAGTGGCAG GGAATCTTTAAGCACTATGATTCAGACCAGACTGGTAGCATCAACAGCTATGAGATGAGGAATGCCGTGAACGATGCAG GCTTCCGTCTCAACAACCAGCTGTACGACATCATCACCATGCGCTACGCAAACGAGAACATGAACATCGACTTCGACAGCTTCATCAGCTGTCTGGTTCGGCTCGAAGCCATGTTCA gggCGTTCCAGGCCTTTGATCAGGATGGAGATGGTACCATCAGACTCAGTGTCCTGGAG tggCTCCAGTTGACCATGTATGCCTAG
- the capn3a gene encoding calpain-3 isoform X3 → MHGNKQHMQKDFFLFNSSKARCKSYINLREVTQRFRLSPGEYVIVPSTYEPHQEGEFILRVFSEKRNTSEEIENRIEADHPVPAPASAGEESEEDQQFRTIFQEIAGDEMEITANELKNVLNRVVSKHKDLNTEGFSLESCRSMIALMDMDGTGRLNLQEFRHLWNKIKQWQGIFKHYDSDQTGSINSYEMRNAVNDAGFRLNNQLYDIITMRYANENMNIDFDSFISCLVRLEAMFRAFQAFDQDGDGTIRLSVLEWLQLTMYA, encoded by the exons ATGCATGGCAACAAGCAGCACATGCAGAAGGACTTCTTCCTCTTCAACTCCTCCAAGGCTCGCTGCAAGTCCTACATCAACCTGCGGGAGGTCACCCAGCGTTTCCGCCTGAGTCCCGGGGAGTACGTCATCGTCCCCTCCACGTACGAGCCACATCAGGAGGGCGAGTTCATCCTGCGCGTCTTCTCCGAAAAAAGGAACACCTCAGA GGAGATAGAGAACAGGATCGAGGCCGATCATCCAGTG CCGGCTCCAGCCTCGGCGGGGGAAGAGAGCGAGGAGGACCAGCAGTTCCGGACCATCTTTCAGGAGATAGCCGGGGAT GAAATGGAAATCACAGCCAACGAACTGAAGAATGTTCTCAACAGAGTGGTCTCCAAAC atAAGGACCTGAACACAGAGGGCTTCAGCCTGGAGAGTTGCAGGAGCATGATTGCTCTGATGGAC ATGGACGGGACAGGCAGACTCAATCTGCAGGAGTTCAGACATCTGTGGAACAAGATCAAACAGTGGCAG GGAATCTTTAAGCACTATGATTCAGACCAGACTGGTAGCATCAACAGCTATGAGATGAGGAATGCCGTGAACGATGCAG GCTTCCGTCTCAACAACCAGCTGTACGACATCATCACCATGCGCTACGCAAACGAGAACATGAACATCGACTTCGACAGCTTCATCAGCTGTCTGGTTCGGCTCGAAGCCATGTTCA gggCGTTCCAGGCCTTTGATCAGGATGGAGATGGTACCATCAGACTCAGTGTCCTGGAG tggCTCCAGTTGACCATGTATGCCTAG